One segment of Cryptococcus neoformans var. grubii H99 chromosome 2, complete sequence DNA contains the following:
- a CDS encoding CAMKK/ELM protein kinase has translation MSAVPQPAGSLPDQRYSFKSPATLQPGPSDCPESLRRTASHTSQASAQVPSPRPTARSFSKGQFTPRILSRRGSAQTGTEYSFKALSRTSSAREASVHEDGWRSPSIDSTPAEVIETQAVRVKRDHESGKWMINQYRVLSEIGSGTHGRVRLGQDMTAEIPAADDDGELHPPTCPENSFYAIKIVDRNPKRKRLTGLGRHKGSSGGAKLLNENEIRKEIAIFKKVNHPNVVRMKEIIDDPESSKIYMILEWCQNGEIKWKDGEGLPALTVGETRKIFRDTLLGLEYLHHQGIIHRDIKPSNLLRSGDNTVKISDFGCSHFSEALRAAAAQPGPEGDAYVDDIELAKTAGSPAFFAPEMCYSGLDSEGSSRPPSQPSTNQEVPSFIIRPPSSGDTSVDTSSSLMSLPRSSTTFPLKPTDSNDSAGSRRPPSFRSQSSSATIQRRERLPITNAIDVWALGVTLYCLLFGKTPFNAPNEYLLMQVIVSESYIVPPFMGKDRLPTGTGGLPAAEEAVECLDLLKKLLEKDAGKRITLEQAKQHGFTLHGLADPAAWLAKTDPHTHSFVTVSNDEVAAVITKSVRFRDRFRKGIKTISQKLQLLGSGRTRSHSFGDGESMGTNTEYSLTPAGSTSQCGTPKSNKLSALLPVSTPNKDVSPMNSPLPYTNIGRRFSLLNGRSPDYPISPQTTTPGAQMVSPGLPRNPSALDFKTEPAGRVSSNPGPTGLGSMIHRRLSSHLVPQAKPSIVPLLDETTHSPRPATSSVSLDKFKLSSEQQSISGSFRRRKSIEAEMEGRRRSHSNASSISSKLARLLRTGSQRSHPRVLEKESFTGSDTEDLAAEPSVGSSSPADALGRMSLDGSLPRQSLEHIETGSRSSSQGYIPSPDRPLPAGWESRFRTNAPRRGSNLSEEFTNRVAEEEIDWDGSISDEDDYDDETSQSVAAPTPVAGMNPLWRRARNDNLGVDAQSSAPIVSAAPSLEPIPDGSPSAPTTFPLRSPSRPTLPEIDTGSSDPLFRTSSRTSSRPSHSPFPNSFVERARSPFAGYHDDTRNSPRRKGLNWQTGAPGLADNDEDEGLAISFGSKRGRRGSVQKPTMSEDK, from the exons ATGTCAGCAGTCCCCCAGCCCGCTGGCAGCCTCCCTGACCAGCGTTACTCTTTCAAATCTCCAGCCACACTCCAGCCAGGCCCTTCAGACTGTCCCGAATCCCTGCGCCGCACAGCATCACATACCTCGCAGGCATCTGCACAAGTGCCCTCCCCCCGGCCCACGGCGCGATCCTTCTCCAAGGGACAATTTACACCCAGGATACTGTCGAGAAGAGGATCGGCTCAAACCGGCACCGAATACTCCTTCAAAGCGTTGTCCAGAACCAGTTCTGCCAGAGAAGCATCAGTACACGAAGACGGCTGGAGAAGTCCATCCATAGATAGCACCCCAGCGGAAGT GATTGAGACTCAGGCTGTGAGAGTCAAGCGTGATCATGAGTCTGGCAAGTGGATGATAAACCAGTATAGA GTTCTTTCGGAAATCGGTTCTGGCACCCATGGGCGTGTTCGACTTGGGCAAGACATGACGGCCGAGATACCTGCGGCTGATGACGACGGAGAGCTTCACCCGCCTACGTGCCCAGAGAATTCATTCTAC GCTATCAAAATTGTCGATCGGAAtcccaaaagaaaacgTCTTACTGGTCTCGGTCGACACAAAGGATCGTCGGGAGGGGCTAAGCTGCTGAACGAGAACGA AATCCGGAAGGAGATTGCAATATTCAAAAAGGTTAACCATCCTAATGTcgtgaggatgaaggagattaTCGATGACCCGGAGTCAAGCAAAATCTACATGATCCTCGAATGGTGTCAGAATGGAGAAATCaaatggaaggatggagaaggtcTTCCGGCCTTGACCGTAGGAGAAACTCGTAAGATCTTTCGAGATACGCTACTCGGACTGGAATATT TGCATCATCAAGGAATAATTCACCGTGACATCAAACCCAGCAACCTCCTACGGTCTGGAGACAACACCGTCAAAATATCGGATTTTGGTTGCTCTCATTTCTCCGAAGCTCTGAGAGCAGCGGCAGCACAACCAGGTCCTGAAGGCGACGCTTATGTTGATGACATTGAACTTGCGAAAACGGCTGGATCGCCTGCCTTCTTTGCTCCCGAAATGTGCTATTCGGGTCTTGACTCAGAGGGCTCCTCCAGACCTCCCAGTCAGCCAAGTACAAATCAAGAGGTACCATCCTTTATTATCCGACCTCCTTCATCTGGCGATACTTCTGTGgacacttcttcaagtcTAATGAGTTTACCTCGCTCATCCACCACTTTTCCTCTCAAACCGACCGATAGCAACGATTCGGCCGGCTCCCGTCGCCCCCCGTCTTTCAGATCACAATCTTCCTCGGCTACTATCCAACGTCGTGAAAGACTTCCTATAACCAATGCTATCGACGTGTGGGCACTTGGTGTCACTCTTTACTGTTTGCTGTTTGGCAAAACGCCATTTAATGCACCTAACGAATATCTTTTGATGCAAGTCATCGTGTCGGAATCATACATCGTCCCCCCTTTCATGGGCAAAGATCGTCTGCCCACTGGAACAGGAGGGCTCCCTGcggcagaagaagcggtAGAATGTTTGGATCTGTTGAAAAAACTTTTGGAGAAAGATGCGGGAAAAAGAATCACACTTGAGCAAGCAAAG CAACATGGCTTCACCCTTCACGGATTAGCCGATCCTGCTGCCTGGCTCGCCAAGACAGATCCGCACACTCACTCATTCGTTACCGTTTCAAATGACGAAGTCGCGGCAGTTATTACCAAGTCTGTCCGCTTTCGCGATCGTTTCCGAAAGGGCATCAAGACGATCTCGCAGAAACTGCAGCTGCTTGGATCCGGGCGCACGCGTAGCCACagttttggagatggagaatcAATGGGAACTAATACGGAGTATTCATTGACGCCAGCAGGGTCTACGTCACAATGCGGGACCCCAAAAAGCAATAAACTCAGTGCGCTTCTCCCAGTCTCTACTCCGAATAAAGACGTGTCGCCCATGAACAGCCCCCTTCCTTATACAAACATAGGACGCCGCTTTTCACTTCTCAATGGCAGATCACCCGATTACCCGATTTCTCCCCAGACCACGACGCCGGGGGCTCAAATGGTCTCTCCAGGGCTGCCCAGGAATCCGTCTGCACTCGATTTTAAAACCGAACCGGCTGGGCGAGTATCCAGCAATCCAGGGCCTACTGGGCTTGGATCCATGATCCACCGACGACTGTCTTCCCATCTCGTCCCACAAGCCAAACCCAGCATCGTGCCTTTATTGGACGAAACAACACATTCTCCTCGTCCAGCTACATCGTCAGTGTCTCTAGACAAGTTTAAACTCTCTTCAGAGCAGCAATCGATCAGTGGAAGCTTCCGTCGCCGGAAATCCATCGAggcggagatggaaggTCGACGCCGGTCTCATAGTAATGCGTCCAGTATCAGCAGTAAACTTGCCAGATTATTACGCACCGGAAGCCAGCGATCACATCCTCGTGTcttggagaaagaaagcTTTACTGGGTCGGATACCGAAGATCTAGCCGCTGAGCCGTCTGTGGGGTCTTCATCGCCGGCGGATGCGCTGGGGCGGATGAGCCTGGATGgctctcttcctcgtcagaGCCTGGAACATATAGAGACAGGCTCACGTTCATCAAGTCAAGGATATATACCCAGCCCTGATCGCCCGTTACCCGCTGGCTGGGAGTCCAGATTCCGCACCAATGCGCCGCGACGCGGGTCCAATTTGAGTGAGGAATTCACTAATCGagtggcggaagaagagattgacTGGGATGGGTCAATAtcagatgaagacgacTACGACGATGAGACATCTCAGTCTGTCGCCGCACCAACGCCTGTAGCCGGCATGAATCCTCTCTGGCGAAGGGCACGGAATGATAATCTTGGTGTTGATGCCCAATCATCCGCCCCGATAGTATCTGCGGCTCCTTCCCTTGAGCCGATACCGGATGGTTCACCCTCTGCGCCAACCACATTTCCTCTCCGCTCCCCATCGCGGCCTACTCTCCCCGAGATCGACACAGGTTCCTCCGACCCTCTATTTCGAACCTCTTCACGAACGAGCTCACGACCTTCGcattctcctttccccaACAGCTTCGTTGAGCGAGCACGAAGCCCCTTTGCGGGATATCATGATGATACACGGAACagcccaagaagaaagggcTTGAATTGGCAGACGGGCGCACCGGGTTTAGCAGATaatgacgaagatgagggcCTAGCGATTTCTTTTGGAAGTAAACGGGGGCGGAGAGGGTCAGTACAGAAGCCTACGATGAGCGAAGACAAATGA
- a CDS encoding tRNA adenylyltransferase — protein MLLVRLVATVSRPIASTVASSRSMSHTVALSPAEATFVALLDDFANRLSPPVECRIAGGWVRDKLLSLPSSDLDIALSIPSGHSFAVAFVDFLKAKDVPTGSVGKVVANPEQSKHLETGTTRIMGLECDFVGLRSETYADSRIPQVKPGTPFEDASRRDLTINALFYNVHTRQVEDYTKMGLSDLENRIARTPLPPRQTFQDDPLRIVRCVRFASRFNLAIAEEVVDSIKQEDVKAGILSKVSKERIGIETTKMLHNNPFHALSLINSLDLHPYIFSCEVDPPRQDAFAAAQILNQIAKRKSVDEVLWLATAAVPFRGLTVKRKGRDVPASSVVIGEGLKLSTELKTSVTNLFDAVNIINLDATRRSDIGISLQHQAVRPWERSLTFAAILAILPVWRGGWDDGAECIYQQYEAFTGKIRDLGLPEAIDRPLLLNGNDIQQLLSIPPSSLITTIRQSLNAFQLDNPLATKEECEEWLKSMWEGEGRDLWEKNSQPPKPSKKAGKGEKRKR, from the exons ATGCTCCTTGTCAGACTCGTCGCCACAGTCTCCCGTCCCATCGCCAGCACCGtcgccagcagcagaagcaTGTCCCACACCGTCGCGCTCAGTCCCGCAGAGGCCACTTTCGTCGCTCTCCTCGACGACTTTGCAAACCGCCTCAGCCCGCCCGTGGAATGCAGAATCGCCGGTGGATGGGTCAGAGACAAG TTACTATCGCTGCCCTCCTCAGACCTCGATATcgccctctccatcccctcGGGCCATTCTTTTGCCGTCGCCTTTGTCGACTTCCTCAAGGCGAAGGATGTGCCCACCGGATCAGTCGGCAAAGTCGTCGCCAATCCGGAGCAGAGCAAGCATCTCGAGACTGGCACAACCAGGATTATGGGCCTCGAGTGTGACTTTGTCGGGCTCCGAAGTGAAACCTATGCAGACAGTCGCATCCCGCAAGTG AAACCTGGCACCCCTTTTGAGGATGCTTCTCGCAGAGATTTGACCATCAATGCCTTGTTCTACAATGTCCACACACGACAGGTGGAAGATTACACAAAAATGGGACTTTCAGATTTGGAGAATCGAATCGCTCGcactccccttcctcctcgacaAACATTCCAAGATGACCCCCTCCGCATCGTCCGCTGCGTGCGCTTTGCGAGCCGCTTCAATCTGGCCATTGCTGAAGAAGTCGTGGACTCGATCAAACAagaagatgtcaag GCTGGAATCCTATCGAAAGTGTCCAAGGAGCGTATTGGGATTGAAACCACAAAGATGTTGCACAACAACCCGTTCCATGCCCTATCTCTTATTAATTCTCTTGACCTTCATCCCTACATCTTTAGCTGTGAAGTTGATCCACCTCGCCAAGACGCgtttgctgctgctcaaaTCCTCAACCAGATTGCCAAGCGTAAATCCGTCGACGAAGTGTTATGGCTAGCAACTGCTGCAGTCCCGTTCCGTGGCCTTACTGTGAAGCGAAAAGGACGGGATGTCCCAGCATCCTCAGTGGTAATCGGTGAAGGGCTGAAA CTATCAACCGAATTGAAGACGTCTGTAACGAACCTTTTCGACGCTGTTAACATTATCAACCTTGATGCGACCAGGAGGTCTGACATCGGCATATCCCTTCAGCATCAAGCGGTGCGTCCATGGGAAAGATCTTTGACTTTTGCTGCAATCTTGGCCATCCTTCCAGTCTGGAGGGGTGGATGGGACGACGGAGCCGAATGCATCTATCAACAATATGAAGCATTTACAGGGAAAATAAGAGACCTTGGACTTCCGGAAGCCATTGATAgacctcttcttctaaAT GGTAACGATATTCAGCAGCTGCTGTccatccctccttcctcactcATCACAACTATCAGACAATCTCTCAATGCTTTTCAGCTTGACAATCCTTTAGCAACCAAGGAGGAATGTGAGGAATGGCTGAAGAGCAtgtgggagggagagggtaGGGATTTGTGGGAGAAAAACTCCCAGCCACCAAAGCCATCGAAAAAGGCcggaaaaggagaaaagaggaagcgTTGA
- a CDS encoding endoplasmic reticulum protein, translating to MILPLQEILSTTWSAAQAAISVMLVLGYGYYARKLKILSRPGEENSSHLCVTLFLPCLLFSEIGPLSSWSNLKNYWIIIVYSLLFQFISWIVGLLGVAVFKLPKWIVPCMIFNNATSLPVLLLKSLGDNGTLDSLVGDGSFEAAMKRGRAYVLINALVCNLTRFTFGPGMLDGKYINLVHPWSESEQYPEYSEVHPYNNVDHPSTESSPLLARAENDIRNAPKTAKTILKRLDGFMNPPMYGGAAAIVTGVIPFLHRWLFADQGALSSFTRSVENLGNLYPALQMFVLGAHLRSQKGPRPPIFALCYLYAFRFLIMPVISSSIVWGVRRTIGSKIIQDPILDFVMIVSPVGPPALTLAAIVAMSDAGEETSAVVAKTLVISYILTPLISITVTAAISIVKTLY from the exons ATGATCTTACCTCTCCAGGAGATACTTTCCACGACATGGTCCGCTGCGCAAGCAGCGATCAGTGTCATGCTCGTCCTCGGATACGGATACTACGCACGCAAGCTCAAAATCCTTTCACGCCCAGGGGAAGAGAATAGCTCCCACCTCTGTGTCACCTTGTTCTTGCCGTGTCTCTTGTTTTCAGAGATTGGGCCCTTATCGTCATGGTCCAATTTGAAGAATT ACTGGATTATCATTGTTTATTCGCTCCTGTTTCAATTCATTTCATGGATCGTCGGATTATTAGGTGTTGCTGTCTTCAAGCTACCAAAATGGATCGT CCCGTGCATGATTTTCAATAAT GCAACCTCTTTGCCCGTTCTTTTGCTCAAATCATTGGGGGATAATGGCACTCTAGACTCCTTGGTGGGCGACGGGAGCTTTGAGGCAGCAATGAAAAGAGGGAGGGCTTACGTCCTCATCAATGCTTTGGTGTGCAATCTGACTCGTTTCACTTTCGGCCCAG GCATGTTGGATGGGAAGTACATCAATCTAGTTCATCCTTGGTCCGAATCCGAACAATACCCAGAGTACTCAGAGGTTCATCCATACAACAATGTCGATCACCCGAGCACAGAATCATCCCCTTTGCTAGCAAGAGCGGAAAATGACATTAGAAATGCTCCCAAAACCGCCAAGACAATTCTCAAACGACTGGATGGTTTCATGAACCCGCCAATGTATGGGGGTGCGGCGGCCATAGTGACGGGAGTCATTCCTTTTCTACATAGATGGCTTTTTGCAGATCAAGGAGCACTGTCATC ATTCACACGATCGGTAGAAAACTTGGGCAATCTATACCCGGCATTGCAGATGTTTGTGCTGGGTGCACACCTGAGATCGCAAAAAGGTCCCCGGCCTCCCATTTTCGCTCTATGCTACCTTTACGCCTTCCGATTCCTCATCATGCCTgtcatttcttcatctaTCGTGTGGGGTGTACGTCGGACTATTGGCTCCAAGATCATTCAGGATCCAATACTG GATTTCGTGATGATTGTAAGCCCAGTAGGCCCCCCCGCGTTGACACTGGCAGCA ATAGTAGCAAT GTCTGAtgcaggagaagagacaTCCGCTGTCGTCGCCAAAACTTTGGTGATTTCCTACATTCTTACACCGCTAATTAGTATCACTGTGACAGCGGCAATCTCTATTGTCAAAACTTTGTATTGA